The proteins below are encoded in one region of Halocatena salina:
- a CDS encoding asparagine synthase-related protein: MVGLCSVIGAGSLPDAMANAIGWDDAEASITYRDDRFELRASLHTLLAGEQPAVAGEDVLIWVWGDVYGYGSEGNYAPRNGPPDGSAAFCARLYELFGMRFVEGLNGNFALVVYDQATKELSLVTDRFATRPLYYARPTEETLLVSSQSQSLVSHPDLDPEFELPYLYEYLELRRVFGVETPIKGVRQLPPGSIVSIDLDDLEMTTETYWSPSHDPIDKPFSYFRDRFTETIQQVFEEWTDDDLSYGLLLSGGSDSRLALGAIDQPVTAFHNADWMSREAKTAKRSAQATGNTFELLERDPEYDAQLLDCAPPLSNFSGWFDQAYFLGFHEEIAEEVDVLVSGLYADMLLGGGPLETRTLSLNSLGNLTLPIAQSIDSIDEYVSAQVNEAVEPLPYFSGIDDQSLSSIIRSNIHADDEGVVSHGVRYDSLRDLALYGSFYPIGADTDAIFSESLAHMRPYRTPFLDNRIVDLQQRIPVKYFLRRNFVNEAITEIEPTLAEIPHAHTGVPVKYHFPIDYLGKNIHGFWWKHIADDDVPEPHLDHTPWPNRTELIRTQSFTTETLRTHESTLAALPFLDLEGAWECYQDHLDGADNTPILYSLLTLLKTNVTDAVYTANDDTNTDANPDSVIEPSSTTPEG; encoded by the coding sequence ATGGTCGGACTGTGTAGTGTGATCGGTGCGGGATCGTTGCCGGACGCGATGGCCAACGCCATCGGTTGGGACGATGCGGAGGCATCGATCACCTACCGTGACGATCGGTTCGAACTCCGTGCATCGCTGCATACGCTGCTCGCGGGCGAACAACCGGCGGTGGCCGGTGAGGATGTTCTGATCTGGGTGTGGGGTGACGTGTACGGCTACGGTTCTGAAGGCAACTACGCCCCCCGGAACGGCCCTCCCGACGGAAGCGCAGCCTTCTGTGCTCGACTGTACGAGCTGTTCGGAATGCGCTTTGTCGAAGGACTGAATGGAAACTTCGCCCTCGTTGTTTACGATCAGGCGACGAAGGAACTGTCGTTAGTCACCGACCGGTTCGCAACCCGACCGTTGTACTACGCCCGTCCCACCGAGGAGACGCTTCTCGTCTCGTCGCAGTCCCAATCACTCGTTTCCCACCCCGATCTCGATCCTGAGTTCGAGTTGCCGTACCTATACGAGTATCTGGAACTCAGACGCGTGTTCGGCGTCGAGACACCGATCAAGGGTGTGCGACAACTGCCGCCAGGATCGATCGTCTCCATCGATCTCGACGACTTGGAGATGACGACGGAGACGTACTGGTCGCCAAGCCACGACCCGATCGACAAGCCGTTTTCGTACTTCCGTGATCGGTTCACCGAGACGATCCAGCAGGTGTTCGAGGAGTGGACCGACGACGATCTTTCGTACGGACTGTTGTTGAGCGGTGGGAGCGATTCCCGGCTCGCGCTGGGTGCGATCGACCAACCGGTCACGGCGTTTCACAACGCCGACTGGATGAGCCGTGAGGCGAAAACCGCCAAACGGTCGGCACAGGCGACGGGGAACACGTTCGAACTGTTGGAACGAGATCCGGAGTACGACGCCCAACTGCTCGATTGTGCGCCGCCGCTGTCGAACTTCAGTGGCTGGTTCGATCAGGCGTACTTCCTCGGCTTCCACGAAGAAATTGCCGAGGAGGTTGACGTGCTCGTCTCCGGGTTGTACGCCGACATGCTGCTCGGCGGCGGTCCGCTCGAAACCCGGACGCTTTCGTTGAACTCTCTGGGTAATCTCACGCTACCGATCGCACAGTCGATTGATTCGATCGACGAGTACGTCTCTGCACAGGTGAACGAAGCGGTCGAGCCGCTGCCGTATTTCTCCGGGATCGACGATCAGTCGTTGTCGTCTATCATACGGTCTAACATTCACGCCGACGACGAGGGAGTCGTCAGCCACGGCGTTCGGTACGACAGCCTGCGCGATCTGGCGCTGTATGGCAGTTTCTATCCGATCGGTGCGGATACGGACGCCATCTTTTCGGAGAGTCTCGCGCACATGCGACCGTACCGAACGCCGTTTCTGGACAATCGGATCGTGGATCTCCAACAACGGATCCCCGTCAAGTACTTCCTCCGGCGCAACTTCGTCAACGAAGCGATCACGGAAATCGAGCCGACGCTCGCCGAAATTCCCCACGCCCACACCGGCGTTCCCGTCAAATATCATTTCCCGATAGACTATCTTGGGAAGAACATTCACGGGTTTTGGTGGAAGCACATCGCTGACGACGATGTTCCGGAACCACATCTCGATCACACGCCGTGGCCGAACAGGACCGAACTCATTCGGACCCAATCGTTCACGACCGAAACCTTGCGCACCCACGAATCGACGCTCGCCGCTCTACCGTTTCTCGATCTCGAAGGCGCCTGGGAGTGCTACCAGGACCACCTCGACGGTGCCGACAACACACCGATCCTCTACTCGCTGTTAACGCTTCTCAAGACGAATGTCACAGATGCGGTGTACACCGCCAATGACGACACGAACACGGACGCGAATCCCGATTCCGTTATCGAACCTAGTTCGACCACCCCAGAGGGATAA
- a CDS encoding MBL fold metallo-hydrolase has translation MRVTLLGTGDTTGTPTPGCECATCQAAVDRDVERTRFSIHVENEATGESLLVDTSPDVRYQLLRDEVALPDAIVITHIHFDHLDGLGNAYRLFESLPVYAANETDPTTGESVAETIDRKYDYLDRIDVCPQPPLEPFETCGFTVTLLPVEHPPFLCYGLTIKDETGAKLSITGDTNFAIPDATRDQLADPDLLLADAIVPARLCEHHPLGGRHENDAGVPRTVGTKHMTMEGALSLAEELNAARTRLVHISHFPMPEEAFGEHAAVDGERYVL, from the coding sequence ATGCGAGTCACACTGCTCGGGACTGGCGACACCACGGGCACACCGACACCGGGCTGTGAGTGTGCGACGTGCCAAGCAGCCGTCGATCGGGACGTCGAGCGCACCCGGTTTTCGATCCACGTCGAGAACGAGGCGACGGGTGAGTCGCTGCTCGTGGACACGAGTCCCGACGTTCGGTATCAACTGCTCCGCGATGAGGTGGCGCTTCCGGACGCGATCGTCATCACGCATATCCATTTCGACCATTTGGACGGACTGGGCAACGCCTACCGGCTGTTCGAATCGCTCCCGGTGTACGCGGCAAACGAAACCGACCCGACCACTGGTGAGAGTGTCGCTGAAACGATCGATCGAAAGTATGACTACCTCGATCGGATCGACGTGTGTCCTCAACCGCCACTCGAACCGTTCGAGACCTGTGGGTTCACCGTGACGCTCCTGCCGGTCGAACATCCGCCGTTTCTCTGTTATGGGCTGACGATCAAGGATGAGACAGGAGCGAAGCTCTCCATCACCGGCGATACTAACTTCGCTATTCCCGATGCCACTCGGGACCAACTCGCCGATCCGGATCTGCTGCTCGCCGACGCCATCGTTCCGGCGCGGCTCTGTGAACACCATCCACTCGGGGGCCGCCACGAAAACGACGCGGGCGTTCCGCGAACCGTCGGAACCAAGCACATGACGATGGAGGGGGCGCTCTCGCTTGCCGAGGAACTGAACGCCGCCCGAACCCGTCTCGTTCACATTTCACACTTCCCGATGCCCGAAGAGGCGTTCGGTGAACACGCCGCCGTCGACGGCGAGCGGTACGTGCTCTAA
- a CDS encoding glycosyltransferase, with the protein MQPTIAVAHYPEGAGHATRMLAVGTELEKLGANVLMAGGGNGSEFVKLNGYDEFEPTTVNYIDTYQGGSMSHVLTESVPGSVRRVADYVDWLHRMDPDALVTDDMFAAMAAQKAGVPLYVVKHDMPGLYQDPLERAGAFFHTRFQLATAREFFYPVVCPSSEIDPTGVTRVPPIALDGERDPIDAGDVVCVPSQYSDFDRIAVQLRRQGYDVLNVGADDWDAVPSLLPYIRGADAVVCSGYSTIMDAAVAGTPCVIHPETTEQQAVAEWIDRSDVTGFTVANDAIDVLTAVQSPPEPPTYANGGSEIATAVIEDLQESDTRSTPSDRAVSEPDSEQQSWSTPQTNASVESVHSQLLARGKQVIGATIGAVGLAGLVAQRVTAHNSYTAIERSLPTYAGTVGEPFLIGSVLVFLLGMIGARSNAGISSSVVLASGPVVGWAITHWTVPTTAPQYAVTFPLEMALLYGGTFGTLGYLVGRSLGRLPGKNRTRSGSVR; encoded by the coding sequence ATGCAACCCACGATCGCAGTCGCTCATTATCCGGAAGGTGCCGGACACGCGACACGGATGCTGGCAGTCGGAACGGAACTCGAGAAGCTGGGAGCCAACGTGTTGATGGCTGGTGGCGGAAACGGCTCCGAGTTCGTCAAGCTCAACGGATACGACGAGTTTGAACCGACGACCGTCAACTACATCGACACGTATCAGGGCGGATCGATGAGCCACGTCCTCACCGAGAGCGTTCCTGGGAGTGTCAGAAGGGTAGCCGATTACGTCGACTGGCTCCACCGGATGGATCCTGACGCCCTGGTGACCGACGACATGTTCGCAGCGATGGCGGCACAGAAAGCTGGCGTTCCCCTGTACGTCGTGAAACACGACATGCCCGGGTTGTATCAGGATCCGCTCGAACGGGCAGGGGCGTTCTTCCACACGAGATTCCAGCTCGCCACGGCGCGTGAGTTCTTCTATCCGGTTGTGTGTCCGTCTTCGGAGATCGATCCCACCGGGGTGACACGCGTTCCACCGATCGCGCTCGACGGTGAGCGGGATCCGATCGACGCTGGCGATGTCGTCTGTGTTCCGAGTCAGTACTCCGATTTCGACCGGATCGCTGTCCAACTCCGACGACAGGGCTATGACGTGTTGAACGTCGGTGCCGACGACTGGGACGCGGTCCCGTCGTTGTTGCCGTACATCCGAGGAGCCGACGCGGTCGTCTGCTCGGGCTACTCGACGATCATGGACGCAGCCGTCGCGGGCACCCCCTGCGTGATTCACCCCGAAACCACCGAACAACAAGCCGTCGCGGAGTGGATCGATCGGAGCGACGTGACCGGCTTCACGGTCGCCAACGACGCTATCGACGTGCTCACAGCGGTGCAATCGCCACCGGAACCGCCCACCTACGCCAACGGCGGGAGTGAGATCGCAACGGCGGTGATCGAGGATCTACAGGAATCGGATACCCGATCCACACCCTCCGATCGAGCGGTCTCGGAACCCGACAGCGAGCAGCAGTCCTGGTCGACACCCCAAACGAACGCATCCGTCGAATCGGTCCACTCGCAGTTGCTGGCACGCGGCAAACAGGTGATCGGCGCGACGATCGGTGCCGTTGGACTAGCGGGACTCGTTGCACAGCGAGTTACCGCACACAACAGCTACACTGCGATCGAGCGATCACTACCCACCTACGCCGGTACCGTCGGTGAGCCGTTTCTCATTGGGAGCGTGCTAGTGTTCCTGCTCGGAATGATCGGCGCACGGTCGAACGCTGGCATTAGTTCGTCGGTGGTTCTCGCCAGCGGTCCCGTCGTCGGGTGGGCGATCACACACTGGACAGTGCCCACGACGGCACCACAGTATGCAGTGACGTTTCCGCTCGAAATGGCGCTCCTCTACGGCGGAACGTTCGGAACTCTGGGCTACCTTGTGGGTCGCTCGCTCGGACGACTGCCGGGGAAGAACAGAACGAGATCGGGATCAGTACGGTGA
- a CDS encoding DUF5828 family protein, giving the protein MEESVTGFIDRGTWGDIVEFGERITRALRDNDVSGSEFEEWDEWRPKSHERLDDDVNEKTARQASVDESAGEKAGQQPDDDIKTAGEKLTESYKKLDEDTDEAVDKWNESIDYVARAADSAGRKAIRAVEGAVYKNVMTQLAPYYFDNDIVSANLQQVADDRPTYRLEVNINDDDLRIRVSNALADYEQSVDRWHVDCEKDTEALETVEGGTVTDNGVDSHPTTN; this is encoded by the coding sequence ATGGAAGAAAGCGTGACCGGGTTTATCGACCGGGGGACGTGGGGCGACATCGTCGAATTCGGAGAGCGCATCACGCGGGCGCTCAGAGATAACGACGTTTCTGGCTCCGAATTCGAAGAGTGGGACGAATGGCGACCGAAAAGTCACGAGCGCTTGGACGACGACGTGAACGAGAAAACCGCTCGACAGGCAAGCGTCGACGAAAGCGCTGGAGAAAAAGCCGGGCAACAGCCCGACGACGACATCAAAACGGCAGGAGAGAAGCTCACGGAATCGTATAAAAAACTCGATGAAGACACCGACGAAGCGGTCGACAAGTGGAACGAATCGATCGATTACGTCGCACGCGCGGCCGACTCGGCAGGACGGAAGGCGATCCGTGCGGTCGAAGGGGCTGTGTACAAAAACGTCATGACCCAACTCGCGCCGTACTACTTCGATAACGACATCGTCAGCGCGAATCTCCAGCAGGTTGCTGACGACCGACCGACCTACCGACTGGAAGTGAACATCAACGACGACGACCTCCGGATCCGCGTCTCGAACGCGTTGGCCGACTACGAACAGTCCGTCGATCGATGGCACGTCGACTGTGAAAAGGACACTGAAGCGCTCGAAACCGTCGAAGGGGGGACCGTCACCGACAACGGCGTGGATTCCCATCCGACGACGAACTGA
- a CDS encoding ATP-binding protein gives MTGPALDVIELMLTARVYNEDTDRDPGDLPPSYRRAFWRTAATADSDADAENSTPEDASGAGDRRAPGSIQRPLTVTDTRISEATGIAHPWDTVSELLFTQREEFTGELSFSDVEMAEQWYLKRTDADRLMTNPTLAGYFESDVENVDYEAARSMNRPIHADRVWIDSLLEQVFDEEDEEMLDLVEVRAPQEMEMTLDDLVLTTDQEAEIQKIVKAIEHREYLAEIGLREIGKLLLVGPPGTGKTSVARALAHGLELPFVEVKLSMITSQYLGETAKNVDKAFEVAKRLAPCIFFMDEFDFVAKTRSSDEHAAIKRAVNTLLKSIDEVSLIRDDVLLIGATNHPDQLDAAAWRRFDEIVNFPKPDSPMRADILRVITRKMDIENFDPVELADKTEGLTGSDLRLVLREAVLNALTEERTTLTQNDLLTAVEGFEERDNLKNMDMINGDADALIAGSGAPNGGHDHDHVHDHSSNGD, from the coding sequence ATGACTGGCCCGGCGCTTGACGTCATAGAACTCATGCTTACCGCCCGCGTCTACAACGAGGACACCGATCGTGACCCGGGCGATCTTCCACCGTCATACCGTCGTGCGTTCTGGCGCACTGCCGCTACCGCCGATTCGGATGCCGACGCTGAGAACTCGACACCGGAAGACGCTTCGGGAGCCGGTGACCGTCGTGCTCCTGGCAGTATCCAACGACCTCTGACCGTTACCGATACTCGGATCTCCGAGGCGACGGGAATCGCTCATCCGTGGGATACCGTCTCCGAGCTGTTGTTCACCCAGCGTGAGGAGTTCACGGGGGAACTCTCCTTCAGCGACGTTGAGATGGCAGAGCAGTGGTATCTCAAACGAACCGATGCGGACCGTCTCATGACCAATCCGACGCTCGCGGGATATTTCGAGTCGGACGTCGAAAACGTCGATTACGAGGCGGCACGCTCGATGAACCGTCCGATCCACGCCGATCGGGTGTGGATCGATAGCCTGCTCGAACAGGTGTTCGACGAGGAGGACGAGGAGATGCTCGATCTCGTCGAGGTTCGTGCCCCCCAAGAGATGGAGATGACGCTCGACGACCTCGTGCTCACGACGGATCAGGAGGCCGAGATTCAGAAGATCGTGAAAGCGATCGAGCATCGCGAATATCTCGCAGAAATCGGGTTGCGAGAGATCGGGAAGCTGCTGCTCGTTGGCCCACCGGGAACCGGCAAAACGTCGGTCGCTCGGGCGCTAGCTCACGGTCTCGAGCTGCCGTTCGTAGAGGTCAAACTCTCGATGATCACGAGCCAGTATCTCGGTGAGACTGCCAAAAACGTCGACAAGGCGTTCGAGGTGGCAAAGCGACTCGCACCGTGTATCTTTTTCATGGACGAGTTCGATTTCGTGGCGAAAACGCGCTCTAGCGACGAGCACGCCGCGATCAAACGCGCCGTGAACACGCTGCTCAAATCCATCGACGAAGTCAGTCTCATCCGAGACGACGTGTTGCTCATCGGCGCGACGAACCATCCCGACCAGCTCGACGCTGCCGCGTGGCGGCGGTTCGACGAGATCGTCAACTTCCCAAAGCCCGATTCTCCGATGCGGGCGGACATTCTCCGGGTCATTACGCGGAAGATGGATATCGAGAACTTCGATCCCGTGGAACTCGCGGACAAGACTGAAGGGTTGACCGGCAGCGATCTCCGGTTGGTGCTTCGAGAAGCCGTGTTGAACGCGCTCACGGAAGAACGCACGACACTTACACAGAACGATCTCCTCACTGCCGTCGAGGGCTTCGAGGAACGTGACAACCTCAAGAATATGGACATGATCAACGGTGACGCCGACGCGCTCATCGCCGGCTCGGGTGCACCCAACGGCGGCCACGATCATGATCACGTCCACGACCACAGCTCCAACGGCGACTGA
- the glmU gene encoding bifunctional sugar-1-phosphate nucleotidylyltransferase/acetyltransferase, translated as MPTDTAVVLAAGEGTRLRPLTRNRPKPMLPAGNRPILEYVLDALIEAGIERICLVVGYKRSRVQEHFGPTYRDVPIEYVVQSKQLGSGHALQQVEEKLDGSFVVVNGDRVIEPSIVTDVLEASETADAATLAVLERPAANRYGAVVMRDSTIVELIEKPDDEYRLVNGGVYVFDQRIFDALSEATRRSGSLLLTDAVDLLIYEATVRGVRTEGLWADATYPWDLLTVSRALLERGLIDGDHPETDVWVADSAIINENATLQPPVVIGPDCELGPGSVVGPNVALGRNVTIGANTTVESSVIDTDTRIGAGSTLLDCVTGQDVALGAGTIVPGGPADVQINESLFRDEHLGAVFADRVQSGGGVRCKPGALVGTNARIGTGVVVDGHVPERAEVVR; from the coding sequence ATGCCAACTGACACCGCTGTGGTTCTCGCGGCGGGAGAGGGGACCCGTCTGCGTCCGCTGACCCGAAACCGTCCAAAACCGATGTTACCAGCCGGCAACCGTCCAATTCTCGAATACGTTCTAGACGCGCTCATCGAGGCCGGAATCGAACGCATCTGTTTGGTCGTCGGTTACAAACGCAGTCGGGTCCAGGAGCATTTCGGACCCACCTACCGGGACGTTCCGATCGAGTACGTCGTCCAGTCCAAGCAGTTGGGAAGCGGGCACGCGCTCCAACAGGTAGAGGAAAAGCTCGACGGATCGTTCGTGGTAGTAAACGGCGACCGGGTGATCGAGCCGTCGATCGTGACCGATGTGCTCGAAGCTTCCGAAACCGCCGACGCGGCGACGCTCGCGGTGCTCGAACGACCGGCCGCAAACCGGTATGGGGCGGTCGTCATGCGCGATTCGACCATCGTAGAGCTGATCGAGAAACCGGATGATGAGTATCGGCTCGTCAACGGTGGCGTGTACGTGTTCGATCAACGCATCTTCGACGCACTGTCGGAGGCGACCCGCCGGAGCGGGAGCCTGCTGTTGACCGATGCGGTCGATCTACTGATCTATGAGGCGACCGTTCGAGGCGTTCGGACCGAAGGGCTGTGGGCCGACGCGACGTATCCGTGGGATCTCCTTACCGTTTCGCGCGCATTGCTCGAACGCGGACTCATCGACGGCGATCACCCAGAAACGGACGTGTGGGTGGCAGACAGCGCGATCATCAACGAAAACGCGACGCTTCAACCGCCGGTCGTCATCGGTCCGGACTGTGAACTGGGACCCGGCTCGGTCGTCGGTCCAAACGTAGCGTTGGGTCGGAACGTGACGATCGGGGCGAACACGACGGTCGAGTCAAGCGTCATAGACACGGATACGCGAATCGGTGCGGGGAGTACCTTACTCGACTGCGTGACCGGTCAGGACGTAGCGCTCGGAGCGGGAACGATCGTTCCCGGTGGGCCGGCAGACGTCCAGATCAACGAGAGTCTGTTCCGGGACGAACATCTCGGTGCGGTGTTCGCGGATCGGGTGCAGTCCGGTGGGGGTGTCCGTTGTAAGCCGGGCGCGCTCGTCGGGACGAACGCCCGGATCGGCACCGGCGTCGTCGTCGATGGACACGTCCCCGAGCGGGCGGAGGTGGTTCGCTGA
- a CDS encoding BtrH N-terminal domain-containing protein: MQLSGYDHSPGRHCGSVSLRNLSEFYGWGFDEPTCFGLASGLGFTFFELSMDPHRAFFGRPFTLERAFMQRLGVDYTEREGEKWETAWSAVQSHLEAGRPVLLFLDIYDLDYFGTDTHFAPHAVLAVGYDDTHVLLSDSEFPTLQSLPLASLRSAWRCDPVVPMSNRYLVVTDADPVDFDFENAVREATHWTACSMIDPERRSNELGRGRHGLPAIRALAAELPTWLSLPDPSWTTRFAYQNVERRGTGGGAFRGLQRDFFERVDHPFGSDVTERMAAIADDWTEVGTILKEASEADDDGLRDGLEEAATELETIADREKALYETIRSME; this comes from the coding sequence ATGCAGCTTTCAGGCTACGACCACAGCCCCGGACGCCACTGCGGATCGGTGTCGCTCCGGAACCTTTCGGAGTTTTATGGCTGGGGTTTTGATGAGCCGACCTGTTTCGGGCTTGCGAGCGGGCTAGGATTCACGTTCTTCGAACTGTCGATGGATCCCCATCGTGCGTTTTTCGGCCGGCCCTTCACACTCGAACGCGCGTTCATGCAGCGGCTCGGCGTCGACTACACCGAACGCGAGGGCGAGAAGTGGGAAACAGCGTGGAGCGCCGTGCAGTCCCATCTGGAGGCAGGGCGACCCGTGCTGTTGTTCCTCGACATTTACGATCTGGATTACTTCGGGACGGACACCCATTTCGCACCCCACGCCGTGCTCGCGGTGGGCTACGACGACACCCACGTTCTCCTTTCGGACAGTGAGTTTCCTACATTGCAGTCGCTGCCGCTTGCTAGCCTGCGGTCGGCGTGGCGCTGTGATCCCGTCGTACCAATGAGTAACCGATATCTGGTCGTCACCGATGCGGATCCCGTGGATTTCGACTTTGAGAACGCTGTTCGGGAAGCGACACACTGGACGGCTTGCTCTATGATCGATCCCGAAAGGCGTTCCAACGAATTAGGTCGAGGACGGCACGGACTCCCTGCCATCCGGGCGCTCGCGGCGGAGTTACCGACGTGGCTGTCGTTACCCGATCCGTCGTGGACGACGCGCTTTGCCTACCAGAACGTCGAACGCCGGGGCACCGGTGGCGGCGCGTTTCGCGGACTCCAACGGGACTTCTTCGAACGCGTCGATCATCCGTTCGGAAGCGACGTGACCGAACGGATGGCCGCCATCGCCGACGACTGGACCGAGGTCGGAACCATCCTGAAAGAGGCGAGCGAAGCCGACGACGACGGACTTCGGGACGGATTGGAGGAAGCAGCCACCGAGCTCGAGACGATCGCCGACCGCGAAAAAGCGCTGTACGAGACGATCCGCTCGATGGAGTGA
- a CDS encoding acetyl-CoA C-acyltransferase, which translates to METTPVVVKAYRTPQGKEDGVFADVRSEDLSIPLINEILTETGLSGEDVDDLMWGCAQQRSEQGNNLARVITLLSDLGENVPGTTINRWCASSAQSIISASDAIRAGQRDVIIAGGVENMSRVKMGQNSQNVHPRMNDEYNVAQLQMGMTAEEVAERFDVSRETQDEYAARSQQRACAATEEGRFDDEIIPIETEDETITEDEGLRPGTTADKLAELPTVFKADGTVTPGNASQVSDGAAALLVTSKAFANDHGLDIMAEIGANNVAGVDPTVMGIGPVPAVEGMLERNGRSIEEYGLVELNEAFASQTVYCQQQLGIDDDIFNVNGGAIAIGHPLGASGARLPVTLLHEMEKRGTERGIATECVGFGQGAAIEFSR; encoded by the coding sequence GTGGAGACGACACCAGTCGTAGTGAAGGCGTACCGTACCCCACAGGGAAAAGAAGACGGTGTGTTTGCCGATGTTCGGAGCGAAGATCTCTCGATTCCACTCATCAACGAGATTCTCACGGAGACCGGACTGTCCGGTGAGGACGTCGACGATCTGATGTGGGGCTGTGCCCAACAGCGCAGCGAACAGGGTAACAATCTCGCGCGTGTCATCACGCTGTTGTCCGATCTCGGGGAGAACGTTCCGGGAACGACGATCAACCGATGGTGTGCGTCGTCGGCTCAGTCGATCATCAGCGCGAGCGACGCGATCCGTGCCGGGCAGCGCGACGTGATCATCGCCGGTGGCGTCGAGAACATGTCTCGGGTGAAGATGGGCCAGAACAGCCAGAACGTCCATCCCCGTATGAACGACGAGTACAACGTCGCACAGCTCCAGATGGGGATGACGGCCGAAGAAGTCGCCGAGCGCTTCGACGTCTCCCGGGAGACTCAAGACGAGTACGCCGCTCGGTCCCAACAGCGAGCGTGTGCGGCGACCGAGGAAGGTCGGTTCGACGACGAGATCATTCCGATCGAAACGGAAGACGAAACGATCACCGAAGACGAGGGACTCCGGCCGGGGACGACCGCTGACAAACTGGCGGAGTTGCCGACGGTGTTCAAAGCAGACGGAACGGTCACGCCCGGCAACGCTTCTCAGGTTTCGGACGGCGCGGCCGCCCTGCTGGTCACGAGCAAAGCGTTCGCGAACGATCACGGTCTCGACATCATGGCCGAGATCGGTGCCAACAACGTCGCAGGCGTCGATCCCACCGTGATGGGTATCGGTCCGGTGCCCGCCGTCGAAGGCATGCTCGAACGCAACGGCCGTTCGATCGAGGAGTACGGATTGGTCGAGTTGAACGAGGCCTTTGCCAGCCAGACCGTCTACTGTCAGCAACAACTCGGCATCGACGACGACATCTTCAACGTCAACGGCGGCGCGATCGCCATCGGTCACCCGCTGGGCGCCAGCGGCGCGCGGTTGCCTGTCACTCTTCTCCACGAGATGGAAAAGCGTGGAACTGAGCGCGGGATCGCCACCGAATGCGTCGGGTTCGGACAGGGTGCTGCGATCGAGTTCAGTCGGTAA
- the crcB gene encoding fluoride efflux transporter CrcB, protein MTRIDPAHIVGTGGALGALLRYLLGQWIDADAFPVATIAVNVIGSFVLAALTFAGSSETVVLLLGTGACGSFTTFSSFSVQTVRLWETGDRNRALINAVGTLLGATVAIGLAWLAVGR, encoded by the coding sequence ATGACCCGGATCGATCCGGCGCACATCGTCGGCACGGGCGGGGCGCTGGGGGCGCTGTTGCGGTATCTCCTCGGCCAGTGGATCGACGCCGACGCGTTCCCGGTGGCCACGATCGCCGTCAACGTCATCGGCAGCTTCGTACTCGCCGCGCTCACGTTTGCCGGCTCGTCGGAAACGGTGGTGTTGTTGCTGGGAACCGGCGCGTGTGGTTCGTTCACGACGTTTTCGTCGTTTTCCGTCCAAACGGTCCGCCTCTGGGAGACCGGCGACCGGAACCGGGCGCTGATCAACGCCGTCGGAACGTTGCTCGGAGCAACCGTAGCGATCGGACTCGCGTGGCTAGCAGTAGGGCGGTAG
- a CDS encoding fluoride efflux transporter FluC: MATANEHPLVRLETAALIGIGGFAGSNLRYFLDGVAPGPQAMGTLLVNAAGSIALGFILYEAMYSGLLGERTRLVAATGFLSSFTTYSTFAVQTALLESPLWMVLNVFANYALGFAGVLVGRQLARTIEGSDG, from the coding sequence ATGGCGACAGCAAACGAGCATCCACTGGTTCGGTTAGAAACGGCCGCGCTCATCGGGATCGGCGGCTTCGCCGGATCGAACCTCCGGTATTTCCTTGATGGGGTTGCGCCGGGACCACAAGCGATGGGAACGCTACTGGTGAACGCGGCGGGCAGCATCGCGTTGGGATTCATCCTCTATGAAGCGATGTACAGCGGGCTCCTCGGGGAACGAACACGGCTGGTCGCCGCGACCGGCTTTCTCTCCTCGTTTACCACCTACAGCACGTTCGCCGTCCAAACGGCGCTACTCGAATCGCCGCTGTGGATGGTTCTGAACGTGTTCGCCAACTACGCGCTCGGGTTTGCTGGTGTGCTGGTCGGCCGCCAACTGGCGCGAACGATCGAGGGGAGCGACGGATGA